From Diaminobutyricibacter sp. McL0608, one genomic window encodes:
- a CDS encoding FUSC family protein, with the protein MIGILAPASYAAVIVMAALSGFGFVLARRFGWMPVPSLFMVFAAGTLSSYSHVWQALLIGTLIALGSALFGIALGQVGRPFRAGTLTHEQHSTAAAVKRLSPNGRQALTAYIAGPLAAGTLATALGIGHSYWAAVSATVPLVGSTLAVNAARAFLRVAGTLVGIGIAAIVLAVNPAAWILVLLVAFLQVVTELFVARNYGIAVTAITPMAMILVQLGAPQPLNQLLRDRVIETILASPSRLSSLSPRAIWREYLARDRNLPAIGSVEFTGIGT; encoded by the coding sequence TTGATCGGCATCCTGGCACCGGCCAGCTATGCTGCCGTGATCGTGATGGCCGCACTGAGCGGATTCGGTTTCGTTCTCGCCAGGCGGTTCGGGTGGATGCCGGTTCCGTCCCTGTTCATGGTCTTCGCGGCCGGAACGCTCTCGTCGTACTCGCACGTGTGGCAGGCGTTGCTCATCGGGACACTGATCGCCCTCGGCTCCGCCCTTTTCGGAATCGCACTCGGGCAAGTCGGGCGGCCGTTTCGAGCCGGCACTCTCACCCACGAGCAGCACAGTACGGCAGCCGCCGTGAAGAGGCTGTCGCCGAACGGCCGACAAGCGCTGACCGCTTACATCGCCGGCCCTCTCGCCGCCGGGACCCTCGCGACTGCACTCGGTATCGGACACTCATACTGGGCGGCCGTCTCAGCCACGGTCCCACTGGTCGGATCCACGCTCGCCGTCAACGCCGCCCGCGCCTTCCTTCGCGTGGCCGGCACACTGGTCGGCATCGGGATCGCAGCGATTGTGCTGGCGGTCAACCCGGCGGCGTGGATCCTGGTGCTCCTCGTCGCTTTCCTTCAGGTCGTCACCGAGCTCTTCGTCGCGAGGAACTACGGGATCGCCGTGACAGCCATCACCCCGATGGCCATGATCCTTGTGCAACTGGGTGCACCTCAGCCGTTGAATCAACTGCTACGGGATCGGGTGATCGAGACGATCCTCGCGTCGCCGTCTCGCTTGTCGTCCTTATCGCCACGCGCTATCTGGCGCGAATACCTCGCTCGTGACCGGAACCTCCCGGCAATCGGGTCCGTGGAGTTCACTGGTATTGGTACCTGA
- a CDS encoding aldo/keto reductase yields MTMPGLPSSPTTASGAPRAGGAGRLGGATVSRIGFGAMQLERLHGDPDAAVALLRRAVELGVDHVDTAEFYGDGAVNAFIADAFSPADGVTIVSKVGATPNPQGPVSLRLAQRPDELRASVEDNLRSLAVDRIDIVNLRRTDSGPGLRAEGDQVVDLDDQLAAMTAMRDEGKVGAIGLSSVSLDVVQRALPAGIVCVQNAYSLVSRDDDELLEFCVAHDIAWVPFFPLGSAFAHLPKVTDEPAVIAVAERLGYSSSQVGLAWLLHRAPNILLIPGTADAAHLEANVATGQVVLDEESLESLGEVPSRSGSVSLS; encoded by the coding sequence ATGACCATGCCCGGTCTCCCTTCTTCGCCCACCACGGCATCCGGTGCCCCTCGCGCCGGCGGCGCCGGCCGCCTCGGCGGCGCCACCGTCTCCCGCATCGGCTTCGGCGCGATGCAGCTCGAACGCCTCCACGGCGACCCGGATGCCGCTGTCGCGCTGCTTCGACGCGCGGTCGAGCTGGGAGTCGACCATGTCGACACCGCCGAGTTCTACGGCGACGGGGCCGTGAACGCATTCATTGCGGATGCGTTTTCGCCGGCCGACGGCGTCACGATCGTCAGCAAAGTGGGCGCGACCCCCAACCCGCAAGGGCCGGTCTCCCTTCGCCTCGCCCAGCGACCGGACGAACTGCGGGCGAGCGTCGAAGACAATCTGAGAAGCCTGGCGGTCGACCGGATCGACATCGTGAATCTGAGGCGCACCGATTCGGGGCCCGGCCTCCGTGCAGAAGGCGACCAGGTGGTCGATCTCGACGACCAGCTCGCGGCGATGACCGCGATGCGCGACGAAGGCAAGGTCGGCGCGATCGGGTTGAGCAGCGTCAGCCTCGACGTTGTACAGCGGGCGCTCCCGGCAGGCATCGTCTGCGTGCAGAACGCGTACAGCCTCGTCTCGCGAGACGACGACGAGTTGCTCGAATTCTGCGTGGCGCACGATATCGCCTGGGTCCCGTTCTTTCCGCTGGGGAGCGCGTTCGCGCACCTGCCCAAGGTGACCGACGAGCCGGCAGTGATCGCAGTCGCCGAGCGACTCGGGTACTCCTCATCGCAGGTCGGACTCGCCTGGCTGTTGCATCGCGCGCCGAACATCCTGCTCATCCCCGGAACGGCGGACGCCGCCCACCTCGAAGCGAACGTCGCGACCGGGCAGGTGGTTCTCGACGAGGAATCGCTCGAGTCGCTCGGGGAGGTTCCTTCGCGGTCCGGAAGCGTTTCGCTGAGCTGA
- a CDS encoding TetR/AcrR family transcriptional regulator: MSIESSPPAVRPLRKDAVRNRDTLLAVARSSFAAADDQVPLEDIARAAGVGIGTLYRHFPTRESLVEAVYSAELDDVTSSAQTLVEAFPPDVALDEWMKGYAEFVATKRGMLDTLRAGWASGRIATPTTRERITAAIGTILAAGAEAGVFRDDVVPDDVTALLVGVFLTNPTSGTSDQPARLRALLIDALRPRTR; the protein is encoded by the coding sequence TTGAGTATCGAGTCATCGCCACCCGCCGTGCGTCCGCTTCGAAAGGATGCGGTCCGCAACCGCGACACCCTGCTCGCGGTCGCGCGTTCGTCGTTCGCCGCCGCCGACGACCAGGTTCCACTCGAAGACATCGCCCGCGCCGCAGGTGTCGGCATCGGCACCCTCTACCGCCATTTCCCGACTCGCGAGTCGCTGGTGGAGGCCGTATATTCAGCCGAACTCGACGACGTGACGTCGAGTGCGCAGACTCTCGTCGAAGCGTTTCCACCCGATGTCGCCCTCGACGAGTGGATGAAAGGGTATGCCGAATTCGTGGCGACGAAGCGCGGGATGCTCGACACGCTTCGCGCGGGCTGGGCATCCGGGCGCATTGCGACCCCCACGACGCGCGAACGGATCACCGCGGCAATCGGAACGATCCTGGCCGCGGGCGCCGAGGCCGGGGTCTTTCGTGATGACGTCGTCCCCGATGATGTGACGGCGCTCCTCGTAGGCGTCTTCCTGACCAATCCGACGAGCGGGACCTCCGACCAGCCCGCCCGCCTCCGCGCACTGCTCATCGACGCGCTGCGCCCCCGCACCCGCTGA